The DNA window GTGGGCAAGGAGAAAGCCAAGCTACAACATGATTATGAAATAGCAAACATCAAAGTTTCTGAGCTTTCATATCAATCTTTTGCCAATGGCGTGAAGCATTTTTCCATACATGTGCTAGGTGTTGTggtaatgaatttttttgtagcttttcttcttttggttttttGGGGTCTAATTGAAACTAACTTCTTTGCTTTTATTTTGTTCCTAAAGGTTGGGATTAGAGTGGTAGCGAAGCTAATCGAGTTGTTTAGAGAATCTGGACTTGAACTTCTTACATCATTTTGGTTCTTCATCACTATGATGTTTTTCACCACTGCAATGGTATGGATTGTTTTCTACAAGAATTACATTTGGATAAATTCAGATATATGCATATTATTTAcgcttttttttcttcttttttttttgaattttttgttagatttgtTTCTTGGTCGATGCTTTGATCGTGTCAAGCTTTCCACGGTACAGATTGGAAGAAGCAATTCAAGACCTTAAGCTTGCTAAATTTAAATTGGATCACCACAATGCAGAGCAATTAGTAAAAGCTTCTTAGAAGATGTCCAAATGATGGAATGCTATAAAGAAGCAAAGCCATTTGAGGGGGAAGATGGAACTTGAATAGtattaaaagttttttttttttttagtttttgaatTTGGTTATATTTGTTTTAAAGATGGTAAAGGATATGGCTTGCTAACTATGTCCTTAtgtgggaaaagaaaaaaaaaactatgtcTCTTATGATACTCCCTTCATc is part of the Coffea eugenioides isolate CCC68of chromosome 6, Ceug_1.0, whole genome shotgun sequence genome and encodes:
- the LOC113774375 gene encoding uncharacterized protein LOC113774375, which codes for MPGFPQIISSSAPLLPLQLQSRAPDGRQCFRGPPKLAGHRRLLCGLQLSPPLPRNPASGMMIRLPSQPSARLNPSAITAFDKRSPLLRALSDSALDFGYGLSVGKEKAKLQHDYEIANIKVSELSYQSFANGVKHFSIHVLGVVVGIRVVAKLIELFRESGLELLTSFWFFITMMFFTTAMICFLVDALIVSSFPRYRLEEAIQDLKLAKFKLDHHNAEQLVKAS